The Corynebacterium confusum genome has a window encoding:
- a CDS encoding type I polyketide synthase: protein MSTNLNKEQLTVNPREPFALSFSGQGFSWTDSLRGADRELRATVDEAAQLLQPLAAELASRRPRGFCPFDWAQQPPAWDLSAPEVSVPGIFLAQLNLLDALAAQGLVASDAVAAAGHSQGRLAEFVLDEESGRAEMLAIAQLIGAAMTHTARRYGLVRDHEAAPMVAINADPQDIAAALRETGADTVIGLHNSARDAVLSGPPADNLAVARALGVQARPIQVAAAFHHPRMGEAVEQVVDWAQQVGLDAAVAGRAARAVLTDVIDWPAQVERLVDAGAQWILEVGPEEGVRALTEKIVEGRGIGVLAVGTATGQARLFDPGHQLAPPRPYNDFAPRTTAEGELVTRFTRLTGYQAVLLAGMTPTTVDPAIVAAAANAGYWAELAGGGQVTDQLLADNLDYLCEHLAPGVNAQFNALYLNPRQWRRQVAGKRQVPTARANGAPVNGIVCSAGIPPLDEAVELYRSLREGTIPWVAFKPGAVHHVDKVLEIARAVAPAPVIMQLEGGLAGGHHSWEDLDELLLATYARIRAAENVYLAVGGGIGTPERGADYLTGAWARAYDRPDMPVDAILVGTAAMATREATTSPAVKRALVAAAGTEGFIAAGTARAGMSSGRSQLGADIHEVDNSFAQAGRLLDAVAGDVDAVRSRRQEIITALDATCKPYFGDLTSLTYRRWLERYLELSHRGGWADDSWRARFEQMLLRTEARLHPADHGEFASQLPAGELDAANLADLLATYPQAGTQHLCATDAAWFIDLLKGPGKPANFVPVIDEDVRWWWRTDSLWQAHDARYPADAVSIIPSPRSVAGIDRVDEPVAELLGRFVAAAAARAELTGPAASERERILSAPAWDWAGHPVANPARRLGLEAGPGGGFRVPGLGVTVALPEAATVPVVGADSAGEAMRDLARRAAGGQLPEVVDGAAAWSTTLNTVDYQTVTAGYLPGGSGPASASGPVSDALVGPAWPAIFAVIADTGAVEGLLRLVHLEHAVRLHSELPQHGAQVSAKARLTRDLATARGRVLEVHVGIVSGHQHLATLTERFLIPGTAGADELPAVDVTDPAARPTPLLSRGQVAVIAPESMRPFAQVTGDFNPIHTDESLARAAGLSQGPIVHGMWTSALAQLAAGENIVGWHARLLAPVLPGQTVEFSTARTGQAAGGEVRTVTATAGGVPVLEATAQLAAPVTWYAFPGQGIQSPGMGMAAYAASPAARAVWDRADAHTRQALGFSILDIVRRNPHEVQVAGESFSHPDGVLYLTQFTQVAMATLGCAQVAQLREAEVLAEHAFFAGHSVGEYNALAAFADVLSVEAVIEIVYQRGLTMHRLVPRDGDGNSNYGLAALRPHKMGMSDADVFDYVGQLSTITGEFLEIVNYNVKAKQYAVAGTRAGLRALEADAASRGERAFVLIPGVDVPFHSSRLRDGVDDFRRHLDQLIPADIDLDRLIGRYIPNLVARPFDLGEEFIQAMEEVVDSPWLDAARTQPAQQRGRTLLVELLAWQFASPVRWIETQDLALGQLGVQRFVEIGVASAPTLANMLRQHPGAARVEVLNAERDQSVVFATDADPELPPEPGPELEPEPETEPEPVAAPAPASEQPAATDTPADRPLLASDALRLLVAAWTKVRLDQLRPADTIESLVEGQSSRRNQLLLDISTELGIAAIDGAADLDLASLGELVDRQTRGYQAFGPVLQPQVEACLRDLTGPAAQPTSYVSERVRGCWGLGPGWLNRVLAHLVDGTRTGASLRGGELASLPEGLDAAIDAAVAAAGITTPLPEPAAAATATADPAALRELTDALTANARDLVERLEPEAASTDGQDDGAGEDGESARELASAVDRELGAGWADFVRPAFEPARAVLLDDRWASAREDAARGRGDVTATGEEVARIAEYSGHPDLAAAARKDPAGLDYAADCALVTGAAPGSIAAAITAELLRGGATVVATSSRLDQSRLDFFTRLYRDHARGQAALWVVPCNVASFADVDALVDWVGTERTRTVGVEVRVVKPALTPTLLFPFAAPRVAGTLAEAGAGSERQMRLLLWSVERLIAATAEISEHVHLVLPGSPNRGRFGGDGAYGEAKAALDAVENRWRREPAWADRVGLVHAQIGWVRGTGLMGGNDPLVAAAEARGVRTWDTRELAAELLAEGANPAARRAAREEPVAVDLTGGLAAAELDLAALRQEASLAAAETEAEPDARVVPALPNLAEAAAEEPDFGEVTASLEEMVVVVGAGELGPWGSARTRFEAELGGDLSAAGVVELAWSMGLIRWEDGWVDAAGEPVAEADIYARFHDEVMASVGVRRLRDDAGMSDNLAGELTTVYLDRDLTFTTADSDSARAFAVAGARVRPAGDAWEVTRPKGSEIRVPRRTVMTRFVGGQLPDGFDPAAYGIPADMLENLDRLAVWNLICTVEAFTSAGFSPAELLAHVHPARVSNTQGTGMGGVASLRGLYVDRLLGQPRNNDVLQEALPNVIAAHVMQDYVGGYGQMVHPVAACATAAVSVEEAADKLRLGKADFVVAGGIDDMSVESVAGFGAMAATADSAALAAAGIAERYFSRPNDRRRAGFVESAGGGALLLTRGDVAAELGLPVLGVVAFAESFADGAHTSIPAPGLGALSAARDNRLAAALAPYGLDADDVRVISKHDTSTEANDPNESDLHQRLARASGRTPGNPLYVISQKHLTGHAKGGAAAFQLIGLMQVMRRAIIPPNWALDCVDPQLRRFSDLVWPRTPLPAEIKAGLVTSLGFGHVSALIAVVHPGAFAQALRQAKGEFALNEWRTQAARRERAGRERRDAAMHGQGALYARPTGRNLGGRGADHEAQVLLDPQARLRGGELS, encoded by the coding sequence GTGAGCACCAACCTGAACAAGGAGCAGCTCACCGTGAATCCTCGTGAACCTTTCGCCCTGTCCTTTTCGGGACAGGGTTTTTCTTGGACCGACTCGCTGCGCGGCGCCGACCGTGAACTGCGCGCCACGGTGGACGAGGCCGCGCAGCTGTTGCAGCCGCTTGCCGCCGAGCTGGCCAGCCGGCGCCCCCGCGGCTTCTGCCCCTTCGACTGGGCGCAACAGCCGCCGGCCTGGGATCTCAGCGCCCCCGAGGTATCCGTGCCCGGCATCTTCCTGGCCCAGCTGAACCTGCTCGACGCCTTAGCCGCCCAGGGCCTGGTGGCTAGCGATGCCGTCGCCGCCGCCGGCCACTCCCAAGGCCGGCTGGCCGAATTCGTGCTCGACGAGGAGTCCGGCCGCGCGGAGATGCTGGCGATTGCCCAGCTCATCGGCGCGGCGATGACGCACACGGCGCGACGCTACGGACTGGTCCGCGACCACGAGGCGGCCCCCATGGTCGCTATCAACGCCGACCCGCAAGACATCGCCGCCGCCCTCCGGGAGACCGGCGCGGACACGGTCATCGGCCTGCACAACAGCGCCCGCGATGCCGTCCTGTCCGGCCCGCCCGCCGACAACCTCGCCGTCGCCCGCGCCCTGGGGGTTCAGGCGCGCCCCATCCAGGTCGCCGCGGCCTTCCACCACCCGCGCATGGGCGAGGCCGTCGAGCAGGTCGTGGACTGGGCCCAGCAGGTCGGCTTGGACGCGGCCGTCGCGGGCCGGGCCGCCCGCGCGGTGCTTACCGACGTCATCGACTGGCCGGCGCAGGTAGAACGCCTCGTCGACGCCGGCGCGCAGTGGATCCTCGAGGTCGGCCCGGAAGAAGGCGTGCGCGCCCTGACCGAGAAGATCGTGGAGGGTCGCGGCATCGGGGTGCTCGCGGTCGGCACCGCGACCGGACAGGCCCGCCTTTTCGACCCCGGCCACCAGCTGGCCCCGCCCCGCCCGTACAACGATTTCGCCCCACGCACCACGGCCGAGGGCGAGCTGGTGACCCGCTTTACCCGCCTGACCGGCTACCAAGCCGTGCTCCTGGCCGGCATGACGCCCACCACGGTAGACCCAGCCATCGTGGCGGCCGCGGCCAACGCCGGGTACTGGGCCGAGCTCGCCGGCGGCGGGCAGGTCACGGACCAGCTGCTCGCGGACAACCTCGACTACCTGTGCGAGCACCTCGCCCCGGGCGTGAACGCGCAGTTCAACGCGCTCTACCTCAACCCCCGCCAGTGGCGCCGCCAGGTGGCGGGCAAGCGCCAGGTGCCCACCGCGCGGGCGAACGGGGCGCCGGTCAACGGCATCGTGTGCTCGGCGGGCATCCCACCGCTGGACGAGGCGGTGGAGCTCTACCGGAGCCTGCGGGAGGGCACCATCCCCTGGGTGGCCTTCAAACCCGGCGCGGTGCACCACGTCGATAAGGTGCTGGAGATCGCGCGCGCGGTGGCCCCTGCCCCCGTCATCATGCAGCTGGAGGGCGGGCTGGCCGGCGGGCACCACTCCTGGGAGGACCTGGACGAGCTGCTGCTGGCCACCTACGCGCGTATCCGCGCCGCGGAGAACGTCTACCTGGCCGTCGGCGGCGGCATCGGCACGCCGGAGCGCGGCGCAGACTACTTGACCGGCGCTTGGGCGCGCGCCTACGACCGCCCGGACATGCCCGTCGATGCCATCCTGGTCGGCACCGCCGCCATGGCCACGCGGGAGGCGACCACGTCCCCGGCCGTCAAGCGCGCCCTCGTCGCAGCAGCCGGCACTGAGGGCTTCATCGCGGCCGGCACCGCCCGCGCCGGCATGTCCTCGGGCCGTTCGCAGCTGGGCGCCGACATCCACGAGGTGGACAATTCCTTCGCCCAGGCCGGCCGGCTGCTGGACGCCGTGGCCGGCGACGTCGATGCTGTCCGCTCCCGCCGCCAAGAAATCATCACCGCCCTAGATGCCACCTGCAAGCCCTATTTCGGGGACCTGACCAGCCTGACCTACCGGCGCTGGCTGGAGCGCTACCTCGAGCTGTCCCACCGCGGCGGGTGGGCAGATGACTCCTGGCGCGCCCGCTTCGAGCAGATGCTCCTGCGCACCGAGGCCCGACTGCACCCCGCCGATCACGGCGAGTTCGCCTCCCAGCTGCCCGCCGGCGAGCTGGACGCCGCGAACCTGGCCGACCTGCTGGCCACCTACCCGCAGGCAGGCACCCAGCACTTGTGCGCCACCGATGCCGCCTGGTTCATCGATCTGCTCAAAGGCCCCGGCAAGCCCGCCAACTTCGTGCCGGTCATCGACGAGGACGTGCGCTGGTGGTGGCGCACGGATTCGCTCTGGCAGGCCCACGATGCCCGCTACCCGGCCGATGCCGTCTCCATCATCCCGTCGCCGCGCTCCGTGGCCGGGATTGATCGCGTGGACGAGCCCGTCGCCGAGCTGCTGGGACGGTTCGTGGCCGCCGCGGCCGCCCGCGCGGAGCTCACCGGCCCCGCGGCGAGCGAGCGCGAGCGCATCCTGTCCGCGCCGGCCTGGGACTGGGCCGGGCACCCCGTAGCCAACCCGGCGCGCCGGCTGGGCCTGGAAGCAGGTCCCGGCGGGGGATTCCGTGTGCCCGGCCTGGGAGTTACGGTGGCGCTGCCGGAGGCGGCGACCGTGCCCGTCGTGGGCGCTGATTCGGCTGGTGAGGCCATGCGGGATCTGGCGCGCCGGGCCGCCGGCGGGCAGCTGCCCGAGGTCGTCGACGGGGCGGCGGCGTGGTCGACGACGCTGAACACCGTGGACTACCAGACCGTGACCGCGGGCTACCTGCCGGGCGGCAGCGGCCCGGCTAGCGCGTCGGGCCCGGTCTCCGACGCGCTGGTGGGTCCGGCCTGGCCGGCCATCTTCGCGGTCATCGCGGACACCGGCGCCGTCGAGGGGCTGCTGCGGCTGGTGCACCTGGAGCACGCGGTGCGCCTGCACTCCGAGCTTCCGCAGCACGGCGCGCAGGTCAGCGCCAAGGCCCGCCTGACCCGCGACCTGGCCACCGCGCGGGGGCGGGTGCTGGAGGTGCACGTCGGCATCGTGAGCGGGCACCAGCACCTGGCAACACTGACCGAGCGCTTCCTCATCCCCGGTACGGCCGGGGCCGACGAGCTGCCGGCAGTGGACGTCACGGACCCGGCCGCTCGCCCGACCCCGCTTCTAAGCCGCGGCCAGGTGGCGGTTATCGCGCCGGAAAGCATGCGCCCCTTCGCCCAAGTCACCGGCGACTTCAACCCCATCCACACCGACGAGAGCCTGGCGCGGGCGGCAGGCCTGTCGCAGGGCCCGATCGTCCACGGCATGTGGACCTCGGCGCTGGCGCAGCTGGCCGCCGGGGAGAACATCGTGGGCTGGCACGCGCGCCTGCTGGCCCCGGTCCTGCCGGGGCAGACCGTGGAGTTTTCCACCGCGCGGACCGGGCAGGCCGCCGGCGGGGAAGTGCGCACCGTCACCGCCACCGCGGGCGGCGTTCCCGTGCTGGAGGCGACCGCCCAGCTGGCCGCACCGGTGACGTGGTACGCCTTCCCCGGGCAGGGGATCCAGTCGCCCGGCATGGGCATGGCAGCCTATGCCGCGTCCCCGGCCGCGCGCGCCGTCTGGGACCGTGCCGACGCCCATACCCGGCAGGCACTGGGCTTTTCCATCCTGGACATCGTGCGCCGCAACCCGCACGAGGTGCAGGTGGCCGGCGAAAGCTTCTCCCACCCCGACGGGGTGCTGTACCTGACCCAGTTCACCCAGGTGGCCATGGCCACGCTGGGCTGCGCGCAGGTCGCCCAGCTGCGCGAGGCCGAGGTGCTGGCCGAGCACGCCTTCTTCGCGGGGCACTCGGTGGGCGAGTACAACGCGTTGGCCGCCTTCGCGGACGTGCTCTCGGTGGAGGCGGTCATCGAGATCGTCTACCAGCGCGGGCTGACCATGCACCGTCTGGTCCCGCGGGATGGCGACGGCAACTCCAACTACGGGCTGGCGGCGCTGCGCCCGCACAAAATGGGCATGTCGGACGCGGACGTCTTCGACTACGTCGGCCAGCTGTCGACGATTACGGGCGAGTTCCTGGAGATCGTCAACTACAACGTCAAGGCCAAGCAGTACGCCGTGGCGGGCACGCGCGCCGGGCTGCGCGCCCTGGAAGCCGATGCCGCCTCCCGCGGCGAGCGCGCCTTCGTCCTCATCCCCGGCGTGGACGTGCCCTTCCACTCCTCCCGCCTGCGCGACGGGGTGGACGATTTCCGCCGGCACCTGGACCAGCTCATCCCGGCAGACATCGACCTGGACCGGCTGATTGGCCGCTACATCCCCAACCTGGTGGCCCGCCCCTTCGACCTGGGCGAGGAGTTCATCCAAGCCATGGAGGAGGTCGTGGACTCGCCGTGGCTGGACGCCGCGCGCACGCAGCCGGCCCAGCAGCGCGGCCGCACCCTGCTGGTGGAGCTTTTGGCCTGGCAGTTCGCCTCCCCGGTGCGCTGGATCGAGACCCAGGATCTCGCCCTGGGGCAGCTGGGCGTGCAGCGCTTCGTCGAAATCGGCGTGGCCAGCGCGCCCACCCTGGCGAACATGCTGCGCCAGCACCCGGGCGCGGCGCGCGTGGAGGTTCTCAACGCCGAGCGCGACCAGTCTGTCGTCTTCGCCACCGATGCCGACCCCGAGCTCCCACCGGAACCGGGGCCGGAACTAGAACCGGAGCCCGAGACGGAGCCGGAGCCGGTAGCCGCGCCCGCGCCCGCATCAGAGCAGCCGGCCGCCACAGACACTCCGGCGGACCGGCCGCTGCTGGCCAGCGACGCCCTCCGCCTGCTGGTGGCCGCCTGGACCAAGGTGCGCCTCGACCAGCTGCGGCCGGCAGACACCATCGAGTCCCTGGTGGAGGGCCAGTCGTCCAGGCGCAACCAGCTGCTGCTGGATATTTCGACCGAGCTGGGGATTGCCGCCATCGATGGCGCCGCCGACCTCGACCTGGCCAGCCTGGGCGAGCTAGTCGACCGGCAGACCCGCGGCTACCAGGCCTTCGGGCCGGTGCTCCAGCCGCAGGTGGAGGCCTGCCTGCGTGATCTGACCGGCCCGGCCGCGCAGCCGACCTCCTACGTTTCCGAACGCGTGCGCGGCTGCTGGGGACTTGGCCCCGGCTGGTTGAACCGCGTGCTCGCCCACCTGGTTGATGGGACCCGCACCGGGGCCTCCCTGCGCGGAGGCGAGCTAGCCAGCCTGCCCGAAGGTCTCGACGCGGCCATCGATGCCGCCGTCGCCGCCGCCGGAATCACCACCCCGCTGCCGGAACCGGCCGCAGCCGCGACCGCCACGGCTGACCCGGCCGCCCTGCGCGAGCTCACCGATGCCTTAACCGCCAACGCCCGCGACCTCGTCGAGCGGCTAGAGCCGGAGGCAGCCAGCACGGATGGCCAGGATGATGGTGCCGGCGAGGACGGCGAGAGTGCGCGCGAACTCGCCTCCGCCGTCGACCGCGAGCTGGGCGCCGGTTGGGCCGATTTCGTGCGGCCGGCCTTCGAACCGGCGCGGGCGGTTCTGCTCGACGACCGCTGGGCCTCGGCGCGCGAGGACGCCGCCCGGGGACGCGGCGACGTGACCGCAACGGGCGAGGAGGTCGCCCGCATCGCCGAGTATTCTGGTCACCCGGATCTCGCCGCCGCGGCCCGGAAGGACCCGGCCGGCCTCGACTACGCCGCCGACTGTGCGTTGGTCACCGGCGCCGCGCCGGGCTCCATCGCCGCGGCTATCACCGCCGAGCTGCTGCGGGGCGGGGCCACCGTCGTGGCGACCAGCTCCCGGCTGGACCAGTCGCGCCTGGACTTTTTCACCCGCCTTTACCGCGACCACGCCCGGGGCCAGGCGGCGCTGTGGGTCGTGCCGTGCAACGTGGCATCGTTTGCCGACGTCGACGCCCTGGTCGACTGGGTTGGCACCGAGCGCACCCGCACCGTCGGCGTCGAGGTGCGCGTGGTGAAGCCGGCTCTGACGCCGACCCTGCTCTTCCCGTTCGCCGCGCCGCGCGTGGCCGGCACCCTGGCCGAGGCGGGCGCGGGCAGCGAGCGCCAGATGCGCCTGCTGCTGTGGTCGGTGGAGCGGCTCATCGCCGCCACCGCCGAAATCTCAGAGCACGTCCACCTCGTCCTGCCGGGCAGCCCCAACCGCGGTCGCTTCGGCGGCGACGGCGCCTACGGCGAGGCCAAAGCGGCCCTCGATGCCGTCGAAAACCGCTGGCGCCGCGAACCCGCCTGGGCCGACCGCGTGGGCCTGGTCCACGCCCAGATCGGCTGGGTGCGCGGCACCGGCCTGATGGGCGGCAACGATCCGCTGGTCGCCGCCGCCGAGGCCCGCGGCGTGCGCACCTGGGATACCCGCGAACTCGCAGCCGAGCTGCTGGCCGAAGGCGCCAACCCGGCCGCGCGCCGGGCCGCGCGCGAGGAGCCGGTCGCGGTGGACCTGACCGGGGGACTGGCTGCTGCCGAACTGGATTTGGCGGCGTTGCGGCAGGAGGCATCGTTAGCCGCGGCAGAAACCGAGGCGGAGCCGGACGCGCGCGTCGTGCCGGCGCTGCCCAACCTGGCCGAGGCGGCGGCAGAGGAACCGGACTTCGGCGAGGTCACGGCCAGCCTGGAGGAGATGGTGGTCGTCGTCGGCGCGGGCGAGCTCGGCCCCTGGGGCAGCGCGCGCACCCGCTTCGAGGCGGAGCTCGGCGGCGATCTTAGCGCCGCCGGCGTGGTGGAGCTGGCCTGGTCGATGGGGCTTATCCGCTGGGAGGACGGCTGGGTCGACGCCGCCGGGGAGCCGGTGGCCGAGGCCGATATCTACGCCCGCTTCCACGATGAGGTCATGGCCAGCGTCGGCGTGCGCCGCCTGCGCGACGATGCCGGCATGAGCGACAATCTTGCCGGCGAGCTGACCACGGTCTACCTGGACCGCGACCTGACCTTCACCACCGCGGACTCCGACAGCGCCCGCGCCTTCGCCGTCGCCGGCGCCCGGGTGCGCCCCGCCGGGGATGCCTGGGAGGTTACCCGCCCGAAGGGCAGCGAAATCCGCGTGCCGCGGCGCACCGTGATGACCCGGTTCGTGGGCGGCCAGCTGCCCGACGGCTTCGACCCGGCCGCCTACGGCATCCCCGCCGACATGCTGGAGAACCTGGACCGCCTGGCCGTGTGGAACCTCATCTGCACCGTCGAGGCGTTTACCTCCGCCGGGTTCAGCCCCGCCGAGCTGCTTGCCCACGTCCACCCGGCGCGGGTCAGCAACACCCAGGGCACCGGGATGGGCGGGGTGGCCTCCCTGCGCGGCCTCTACGTCGACCGCCTGCTGGGCCAGCCGCGCAACAACGACGTGCTGCAGGAGGCGCTGCCCAATGTCATCGCCGCGCACGTCATGCAGGACTATGTGGGCGGCTATGGGCAGATGGTCCACCCGGTGGCCGCGTGCGCGACCGCGGCGGTCTCCGTCGAGGAAGCCGCCGACAAGCTGCGGCTGGGCAAGGCCGACTTCGTGGTGGCCGGCGGCATCGACGATATGAGCGTGGAATCCGTGGCCGGCTTCGGCGCGATGGCCGCCACGGCGGATTCTGCTGCGCTGGCGGCGGCGGGCATCGCGGAGCGCTATTTCAGCCGCCCCAACGACCGGCGGCGCGCCGGCTTCGTGGAATCCGCCGGCGGGGGCGCGCTGTTGCTAACCCGCGGCGACGTGGCGGCCGAGCTGGGCCTGCCGGTGCTCGGCGTGGTGGCGTTTGCGGAGTCCTTTGCCGACGGGGCGCACACCTCCATCCCCGCGCCCGGGCTGGGCGCGCTTTCGGCCGCCCGGGACAACCGGCTGGCGGCCGCGCTCGCCCCGTACGGGCTGGACGCCGACGACGTGCGCGTTATCAGCAAGCACGACACCTCCACGGAGGCCAACGACCCGAACGAATCCGACCTGCACCAGCGCCTGGCGCGGGCTAGCGGGCGCACCCCCGGCAACCCGCTGTATGTGATTTCGCAAAAGCACCTGACCGGGCACGCCAAGGGTGGGGCGGCAGCCTTCCAGCTAATCGGACTCATGCAGGTCATGCGGCGCGCTATCATCCCGCCGAACTGGGCTCTGGACTGCGTCGACCCGCAGCTGCGCCGCTTTTCCGACTTGGTCTGGCCGCGCACCCCGCTGCCGGCGGAAATCAAGGCCGGGCTGGTGACCTCCCTGGGCTTTGGGCACGTTTCGGCACTTATCGCCGTGGTGCACCCGGGCGCGTTTGCCCAGGCGCTGCGCCAGGCCAAGGGTGAGTTTGCGCTCAACGAGTGGCGCACGCAGGCCGCCCGCCGCGAGCGCGCTGGGCGGGAGCGCCGCGATGCCGCCATGCACGGCCAGGGCGCGCTCTATGCCCGGCCTACGGGGCGCAACCTGGGCGGGCGCGGCGCCGACCACGAGGCGCAGGTCTTGCTGGATCCGCAGGCGCGCCTGCGGGGAGGGGAGCTTAGCTAG
- a CDS encoding SPFH domain-containing protein, which translates to MSTLLVIGIIVLIVILTLFDGYFIVRTKEAAILERLGKYQGVAHAGLHFKVPFVDRVREKINLQVRQLDVMVETKTKDNVFVQIPVAVQYQVVEGREREAYYTLSSPDQQIVAYVQDNVRSSVANMNLDDSFSSKDTIAQNVAESLRDNMAAYGWHFVNTLVTDIRPDERVRESMNSINAAQREREAAVAQAEAEKIRVVKEAEGAAEARKLQGRGVADQRKEIVEGIAAQYEMLRNAGVEESPEALMLVSQYLDAMVDVSSNGNASVLYMPSNPSGMGDLFEGMRDVLMSNHALDSLDKPSKSSSSQRPRTRSNPERETSSSSSSSSSASPAANPSLPSASDVRGQAADWADENGIHSARDAFQALRDKHGEWRNND; encoded by the coding sequence GTGAGTACGCTTCTCGTCATTGGCATCATCGTCCTCATCGTCATTTTGACGTTGTTCGACGGATACTTCATCGTCCGCACCAAGGAGGCCGCCATCCTGGAGCGGCTGGGAAAGTACCAGGGGGTGGCCCACGCGGGCCTGCATTTCAAGGTCCCCTTCGTCGACCGGGTACGCGAAAAGATTAACCTGCAGGTCCGCCAGCTCGACGTGATGGTGGAGACCAAGACCAAGGACAACGTCTTCGTCCAGATCCCCGTGGCGGTCCAGTACCAGGTCGTCGAGGGCCGCGAGCGCGAGGCCTACTACACCCTGTCCAGCCCCGACCAACAGATCGTGGCCTACGTCCAGGACAACGTGCGTTCCTCCGTGGCGAATATGAACCTGGATGACTCCTTTTCCTCCAAGGACACCATCGCCCAGAACGTGGCCGAGTCCCTGCGCGACAACATGGCCGCCTACGGCTGGCACTTCGTCAATACCCTGGTCACCGACATCCGCCCGGACGAGCGCGTGCGCGAATCCATGAACTCCATCAACGCCGCCCAGCGCGAGCGGGAGGCCGCCGTGGCCCAGGCCGAGGCCGAAAAGATCCGCGTGGTCAAGGAAGCCGAGGGCGCGGCCGAGGCCCGCAAGCTGCAGGGCCGCGGCGTCGCCGACCAGCGCAAGGAGATCGTCGAGGGTATCGCCGCCCAGTACGAGATGCTGCGCAACGCCGGCGTCGAGGAGTCCCCTGAGGCCCTCATGTTGGTCTCCCAGTACCTGGACGCCATGGTGGACGTTTCCTCCAACGGCAACGCCTCCGTGCTCTACATGCCGTCCAACCCGTCCGGCATGGGGGATCTCTTCGAGGGTATGCGCGACGTGCTGATGAGCAACCACGCCCTGGACAGCCTGGACAAGCCGAGCAAGTCTTCTTCCAGCCAGCGCCCGCGCACCCGCAGCAACCCCGAGCGGGAGACCAGCTCCAGCAGCTCCAGCTCCAGCTCCGCCAGCCCGGCCGCGAACCCCAGCCTGCCGAGCGCTAGCGACGTGCGCGGCCAGGCCGCCGACTGGGCCGACGAGAACGGCATCCACTCCGCCCGCGACGCCTTCCAGGCCCTGCGCGACAAGCACGGGGAGTGGCGCAATAACGACTAG
- the pflA gene encoding pyruvate formate-lyase-activating protein — MADGVTGVVTLQPEEGEKVRGVAAGLGGDNELDQITRPELMEARRTGDVGLVHSWELVTSVDGPGTRMTMFMSGCPLRCQYCHNPDTFEMKTGSLEKVEDVVKRVKRYKPIFDASNGGLTISGGEALFQTAFTRRVLKEVHDAGIHTTIDTSGFLGARVRDEDLDNIDLVLLDVKAGDEKTYKEVTRRELQPTIDFGDRLAAANKPVWIRFVVVPDLTDSPENVQNVANIVARWPNNVERVEVLPFHNMGADKWRELGYPYTLEDTKPPAAEDVEAIRDVFRAKGFTVY, encoded by the coding sequence ATGGCTGATGGCGTTACTGGTGTTGTTACCCTCCAACCAGAAGAAGGCGAAAAGGTTCGCGGCGTCGCCGCGGGCCTGGGTGGGGACAACGAACTCGACCAAATCACCCGCCCCGAGCTCATGGAAGCCCGCCGCACTGGCGACGTCGGCTTGGTGCACTCGTGGGAACTGGTGACCTCGGTCGACGGGCCGGGTACCCGCATGACGATGTTCATGTCCGGTTGCCCGCTCCGCTGCCAGTACTGCCACAATCCTGACACCTTCGAGATGAAGACCGGCTCCCTGGAGAAGGTCGAAGACGTGGTCAAGCGCGTCAAGCGCTACAAGCCCATCTTCGACGCCTCCAATGGCGGGCTGACCATCTCGGGCGGGGAGGCGCTGTTCCAGACGGCGTTCACCCGCCGGGTGCTCAAGGAAGTGCACGATGCCGGCATCCACACCACCATCGATACCTCCGGTTTCCTCGGGGCGCGCGTGCGCGACGAGGACCTGGACAACATTGACCTGGTTCTGCTGGATGTCAAAGCAGGCGATGAGAAGACTTACAAAGAAGTCACGCGGCGTGAGCTGCAGCCGACCATCGATTTCGGTGACCGGCTCGCGGCGGCAAACAAGCCGGTGTGGATCCGCTTTGTGGTCGTCCCTGACCTGACGGATAGCCCGGAAAACGTCCAGAACGTCGCCAATATCGTGGCACGGTGGCCCAACAACGTGGAACGCGTTGAGGTCCTTCCGTTCCATAACATGGGCGCCGACAAGTGGCGTGAGCTGGGTTATCCCTACACACTGGAAGACACTAAGCCCCCGGCTGCAGAGGATGTCGAAGCTATCCGCGACGTCTTCCGAGCCAAAGGCTTCACGGTCTACTAA